AGCAGGTTGATCTCGACCATGCGCATGAAGAATTCGGTCGTCGTGCGCTTGAAGGGGGCGCTGTCGCCGCGCCCGGCATTGTTGACCAGAACGGAAACCGGCCCGCGCTCCGCGACCGCTTGGGCGAAAGCGGCTTCGACGGCAGCGTCGTCCGTGACATCGGCAGCGGCGATCCCGGCTGCAGCGCCGAAGCGCTCCGCCAGTTCAGCCTGTTTGGCCTCCAGCGTGGACGCGGTCCGGCCGAGCAGCGTGAGTGCAGCGCCCTGGGCGGCCAGGGCGCCGGCAATCGCCGCGCCGATGCCGCGCCCGCCACCGGTCACCAGGGCGTGCTGTCCCTTGAGCAGGTCGGACTGGAGAGCGGTCTTTGCGGTGGCGCTCATGGCGTGGGGCGAAACCTGGGGAAGGCAAGGACAACCGGGGCAAAGCGGCCCAAACGCGGGACTGGACAGCCGAAAAATAGTTTAGATATAAAATATTCAGACCTAAAATTTCTGTCCACCCCCTTTGTTTACCGGAGCGACCGAGATGCAGATTTTGCAACCGCCCGGCTGGCCGCGCGCCAAAGGCTATTCCAACGGCGTCGCCGCAAAAGGAACCCTGGTTTTCGTTGCCGGCGAGATCGGCTGGGATCCGGTTACCGAGAGGGTCGTCTCCGACGATTTCACGGCCCAGTTCCAGCAGGCGCTGGAAAATACCGTGGCGATCCTGAAAGAAGCGAACGCCCGACCCGACCATATCGTCCGGATGACGTGGTTCATTACCGACAAGAAGGCATATCTGGATGACGCCCGTGCCGTCGGCCAGGCCTGGCGCGACGTGATCGGCCGGCACTATCCCGCGATGGCCGTGATCGAGGTCAAGGGCCTGATGGAGCCCGGCGCCATGGTGGAAATCGAAACCACGGCCGTGATCCCCGACTGAATCCCGATGCGGCCCCGCGGCCTCCTGTCCATTCCGGGGCGGCGGTCGTGAAACGGCATGGCCGTTCGGCATTGAACGACCCAGCCGCCTAAGCCACAATATCGCTCGTAAGCGCCAACGGCGACCGGGCATCGAAGAATCGGGTTCGGCGCCGCATCATCGGAGACGAAAGGCCGGGAGCGGACCGATGCGGGACATCATCCGGGCCGTGCTGACTGCAAACAGCGAGTTCTATCGCGCCTTCCGCGAGCGGGATATCGGCGCTCTGGAGGATTTGCTGGCGGTTCGCTCGCCGGTCGCGTGCATCCATCCGGGCTGGGACATCCTGACCGACCGTGAAGAAGTCCTCAACAGCTGGCGGCAGATCCTCTCCCACCAGCAGGATGTTGCCATCGAATGCCGTAACGCAACGCCCTACGTTTTCGACGAGGTCGCCATCGTCCTGTGCCATGAGCGTCTCGGCGGCCATACGCTGGCGGCGACCAATATGTTCCGGCACGAAGAAGGCGAATGGCGCATGATCCATCACCAGGCGAGCCCCATGGCGGTTTCTATGGACGAGCCGGAAGACCCGGACATCCCGGAGCCCACCCGCCGTCTGCATTGACCGATCTGTATATTCCTCAGCCGCTCGCGGCGGTCGACAAGTAACCCGTACTAATATACTGGACAGTACGGTATAGTTACGCCTGCCTGTTTCGGTCCGCAGCATAACCACAGGGACGCCGACCATGAGACCTAAAAAGAAAGACCAGTTGGTCGACACAGCGCTCCGGCTGTTTTGCCGTTCCGGCTTTCGCGCGACGGGTATCGATACGATCCTGGCGGAAGCGGAAGTCGCCAAAATGACGTTGTACAACAATTTCGGCTCCAAGGAGGCGCTGATCCTGGCGGCCCTGGAAAAACGGGATGAGGAGCATATCGCCTGGCTCACCGCCGAAACCGAAGCGCGTGCCGCGGCGCCGGAAGACGGTCTGCTTGCCCTGTTCGATGCGCTGGACGCCTGGTTCGCCCGCAAGGATTTCCATGGCTGCCCATTCCTGAAGGCGTCCGGCGAGTTCGACGATCACAACGATCCGGTTCACCGGGCGGCGCTCGCCCACAAGGGACACTTGCTCGCCCTGATCCGGGAACTGGCCGAAGCCGCCGGTGCGCCCGATCCGGCGCGGATTGCCGGAGAAATCTACCTGCTGGTCGAAGGGGCCACCGTCGTCGCCCAGCTGACCGGCGACCGCTCCACTGCCGCCCGGGCGAAGCAGGCGGCCGAAGCGCTGCTTGCCGCCGGCTGACGCCGGAGCGCCGGCATTCCCGCTCGGCTGGCCGATCCGCCAATCGGCGAATGAGTTCCTGCCCGCTTTCCGGACGTCTTCGAACCGCCGCAGGTCCGTCGGCAGCAGCAGCCGTCGCACTGGCGTTGGCCTTACCGGTCGGAACAGCAAACGCGGAATCGGCCCGGGCTGATCGGGACGCTGCCGCTCCGGGCAAGGTCTGCGTCGGCACGAGGGGGTTCGGCGTTGCCTGCCTCAAGGGAGGCGACTGGGTGCGCTGGACCCGGAGCGGCGGCGCGCTGGATTCAGATTTCGTCTATGCCATCGCGGCCTGCCACGGCAGGATCGTCGTTTCCACAGGCAGGCGCCTGCACGAATTCGACGGCGAGAACCGCCGCCTGATGCACTGGACTCCGGGCAGCCCGGCCCGGCGGATCGCCTGCGACCCGACCGGCGGCTATTGGATTACAGGCGGCCGCACCCTGGCGAAATGGACGGGCCGGACATGGCTCCGCCATACCATCGACAAAGCGCTGGTCGCCGCGCGGGCCGGCTGGATCGACGATCTGACGGTCGAGCGCAACGGCCGGATTTGGATTGTGGCAGGCAACAGGATAGCGGCACGGTTCGACGGCAGGACCTGGCGGCTCTTCAGGGCCGGAGCCGGATTGCCGGCACGCTGGCGCCTCACCGGCGTCCATGCCGGCAGCGGCGGCAGCCTGTGGCTGGCCCACGATCGGGGCCTCGCCCGGAGGCAAGGCGACGGCTGGGTGAATGTCGCCGGCCCCGGCAGCGCCGATGTCATCGCCGAAGCGCCGGACGGCGCCCTGTGGCTCGGTTACTACGGCCGGATTACCCGGTATCGGAACGAATTCTGGACACGGTTTACCCCCGCAGCGCGGGTGAAAGGCCTGGCCGCGGACGGCAGCGGCCGGGTCTGGGCCGCGACCCGCTATGGCCTCGGCGTTTACGACGGCGGGAATTGGCGCTGGCGGCGCATGGCGGATTCTGCGCTGCCTTCCAACGATCTGGCCGGCGTGGCCGTGCTCGGCGGCGGATCCCCGCTGCCGCCGCTGCTCGCCAAGCCGCCGGGCGGCCTCACTTTCCGCTTGGTCCGGGCTTCCGGCGGCGCTCTCGCAAACGCCCGGGTCGACCTGTGCGCGGCGCCGCCGGGCCGAATCCTCCAGGGCGGCCGCTCGCCCTGTCGCGGCCGGCCGTTGCACCGGATTTCGAAGACCGACGGAAACGGACGCGTCGCCTTCGACGGCCTGCCCGCGGCCGACTATTTTCCGGCGGTTCTTCCCCCGGAAGGAGAGCGATGGCTGATCGGCGCCAGCGGGCGGCGCACCCGTGTGACCGCGGGGCGGCGGTCGGATTTGGGCACCCTGCGTATACGCGCTGCCGACGAGAACGGGCCCGCACGCTAGGCGCCGCCCGATCGTTTATTGACTTCGCCTTGCATTCCCATATGTTGTTTCAGAATTTTCGGAAATAAGGAGGATGCAATGGAGCTTTCTCCGGTCATGGAGGCGTTCGTTCTCCATTGGGGCGAAATGGGTTCGCGCTGGGGACTGAACCGCACGGTCGCGCAGATCTATGCCCTGCTCTATGTCGCCGGAAAGCCGCTTCCGGCCGACGAAATCGCCGATACGCTGAAGGTCGCCCGCTCGAACGTCAGCACCAGCATCCGGGAGTTGCAATCCTGGGGCCTGATCGGCAGGACCCAGGCGATCGGCGACCGGCGCGACCATTTTATGGCGGAAACCGATCTTTGGACCGCCGCCGGGCGCGTCGCGGATGCGCGCAAGAAACGGGAGATCGACCCGACGCTGACAGCGCTCGCGAAATGCCTGTCGGACGCACGGGCGGACGACGCGATCGGCAAGGACGCCGTCGCCCGGATACAGGCGATGCACGACTTTCTCGAAGCGGCGAGCGGCTGGTACGAGCAAGTCCGGGACCTGCCGCAATCCAAGCTCGAGACGCTGATGAGAATGGGCGCCAGGGTCGCGCGGCTCGAAGCACCTGCCAAGAAGCCGAAAAAGAAAAAGGGCAAGGGCCGAAAATGAAGCCCCGTATCGAGGCGGCGGGCACGCCGCCGCCGAGCAGGAGTTTTGCGCCACATGGCTGAAACCCGGAATGTCCTGGTCGAGACGCGCGACCGGGTCCGCATCGTCACGATCAACCGGCCGAAGGTCCGCAATGCGGTCGATCCGCAGACCGCCGGGGCCCTGCGCGACGCGTTCCTCGCCTTCGCCGACGACGAAGCGGTGGATGTCGCGGTCTTCACCGGAACGGACGGCGCCTTCTGCGCCGGCTACGACCTCAAGGCCCTGTCGGCCTCGCAGGGCGACATCCCCTATGAACCCGAAGGCGTCGGCCCCATGGGCCCGTCGCGGCTGCTGCTCGACAAGCCGGTGATCGCGGCGGTCGAGGGGCCGGCGGTCGCCGGTGGGCTGGAGCTGGCCTTGTGGTGCGATCTGCGCGTCGCGGCGGAAGATGCGGTGTTCGGCGTCTATTGCCGGCGCTGGGGCGTGCCGCTGATCGACGGCGGCACGGTCCGCCTGCCGCGCCTGATCGGCCATAGCCGGGCCATGGACATGATTCTGACTGGCCGGCCGGTGCGCGGCCCGGAAGCCCTGGAATTCGGCCTGGCCAACCGGCTGGTCCCGAAGGGCGCCGCGCTGGAAGCCGCCGTTGCGCTGGCCGACGAGCTCGCCCGTTTCCCGCAGCTCTGCATGCAGACCGACCGCATGAGCGCCATTCGGCAATGGGGCATGCTGCTGGAGGAAGCGCTGCGCTATGAAGGCCGGGAAGGCGTCGCGCCGCTGAAGCGGGAGGCGGTCGGCGGCGCCACGCGCTTTGCCGGCGGCAAGGGCCGCAGCGGCGCTTTCGACGACATCTGATCGCCTGTTCGCCTCCGCTGCGGCGGCTGCCGGCCGCGAGTGAGACTCCATGCCACCCAGAACCCGGAATTTCACCCTGTCGCACCGGCTCGGCCATCCGCGCAAACGCCATGAGAGCAAGCCTGTCACGCCGCGGGACGCCGCGACGCTGATCCTGGTCCGCCGCGGTGCGGGAGGGCCGGAGATCCTGATGGGACAGCGCTCCAACCGGGCGAAATTCGTCCCCGGCTCCTTCGTCTTTCCGGGCGGCCGGCTCGACAGCCACGACTGGGAGGCGGTGCCCGCAACGCCGCTTTCCGCGCCGGTCGCCAAGATGGGCCTGCGCGGCAGCGCCGCCAAGGCGCGGGCGCTCGCCATGGCGGCGGTCCGCGAGACCTTCGAGGAAACCGGCCTGCTGCTGGCGGCGGACGGCGACGTCGGCGCGGCGGACGACGAAACCTGGCGCGAAATGCGCGCCCGCGGCAAGGCGCCGGACCTGGCGCGCCTGACCTATCTCGCCCGGGCGATCACCTCGCCCTACAGCCCGATCCGCTTCCACGCCCGCTTCTTCATGGCGGCCTGGCGTCCGGAGGACGGCGCGATCGGCGGCTCCGGCGAACTGTCGGACCTGCAATGGATCCCGATCGACCGGGCCGCCGACTACGGCCTGCTCGACGTCACCCATTTCATGCTGGGTGAAATCGAGCGCCGGCTGGCCGAGACGGACTCCGATACGGTGCCCCTGTTCGCCTACCGCCTCGACAAGCCGTTCGTGCGCTACGATTGAACCGTTGACGGGCCGCGCACCCCGATCATTCAAGGGCGATCTGCGCTACGGGCAACCGCCTTGGACATCCGTTCGATCGCCGCCTTCAGCTCAGGCAAGTCCCTTTCGACCACGCTCCAGACGGCGTCCAGATCGATCCCGAGATAGTTGTGTGCCAACACATTACGGAAACCGGAGATTGCGCTCCACGGCACACCGGGTTCAGTCGTCTTGAGCGAGGCGCTCAATCGCTGCGTCGATTCTGCCAGCGTTTGCAGATTGCGCACGACCGCATCCTGAACCAGTTGCGAATCGTAGAAGATATTCCGCTGTCCCCCGGTGTATTCCCGAATACGCCGGATACATTCGCTAATGTGATCCAGCAGGAGCATGTCGGACTCTGTATCCGATGTCACAGCCGTTGCGCCTCCCTAACAATACGGTCGCGTATCGCAGGATGAAGGCTATTTTCGGTTACCACCTCAACCCGGCGGTCAAGGAGGTCCTGCACATCTGTTAGAAGAGCGCCAAGCGCGAGGCCCGTTTTTCCCGGGCGCAACTCAACCAGCAGGTCGACATCGCTCGCATCGCCGGCGTCACCCCGCGCCATGGACCCAAACACCCGCACGTCGCCGATGCCGTGGCGCTCGGCGAGCGCGAGAATCTCGGTGCGGTGAGATTCGATCAGCGGGTGCATAGCAACCTCTCAATGTTCCGCGTGCCGACGCGCACGACCCGCTCGCGGCGCGTCCCTCCAGTCGGGCACCGGCGGCCTGGAGCGATCTTTATAGCGAAACGAGCGTCCGGATTACGAATTTGTTCGCCGCTCCCTCACGCCAGCCGGAAGCTCGCGCCTGTGCCCAGTTCGCCCTCGGCATGCACCCTTTCCTTCTCGATCAGCCAGACCAGATGCGACAGCACCGAGCGCGCCGCCGCCGGATACATGGCGGGCGGCACGTCGCCGACGTACATGCGCGGCACCATGTCCGTAATGGACGTCAGGCCGTCCTTCAGGCAGGCGAGCACCTGTTCTTCCCGGCCCATGCGGTGCGTCCGGAGCGCGGGGACGAAGGCGCCGGGGTCGCGGATCGGCGCGCCGTGGGTCGGCCAGTAGACGGCGTCGTTCCCCGCCCCGTTTCGCCCGATCAGCCGGTCCAGGCTGGCCACATACTGCGCCATGTCGCCGTCGGGCGGCGAGACGATCGTGGTCGACCAGCCCATGACATGGTCGCCGCTGAACAGCGCGTTCTCCTCCCTGAGATGGAAGCACAGATGGTTCGAGGTGTGGCCCGGCGTGTGGACGGCCTCGACCGTCCAGCCGTCGCCCTCGATGACGTCGCCGTCCCGCGTCACGATATCCGGCACGAAGCTTTCGTCGCCGCCGGCCTCGACCACCGCGCCGGCCTCGATCCGGCCGCCGCCGTGCGGGCCGTAGCCGTAAGTCGGCGCCGCCCATTCGCCTTTCAGCGGCGCGGCGGCCGGCGAATGGTCCCGGTGGGTGTGGGTGATCAGGATGTGGCT
The genomic region above belongs to Rhodospirillaceae bacterium and contains:
- a CDS encoding nucleotidyltransferase family protein — encoded protein: MHPLIESHRTEILALAERHGIGDVRVFGSMARGDAGDASDVDLLVELRPGKTGLALGALLTDVQDLLDRRVEVVTENSLHPAIRDRIVREAQRL
- a CDS encoding TetR/AcrR family transcriptional regulator, with amino-acid sequence MRPKKKDQLVDTALRLFCRSGFRATGIDTILAEAEVAKMTLYNNFGSKEALILAALEKRDEEHIAWLTAETEARAAAPEDGLLALFDALDAWFARKDFHGCPFLKASGEFDDHNDPVHRAALAHKGHLLALIRELAEAAGAPDPARIAGEIYLLVEGATVVAQLTGDRSTAARAKQAAEALLAAG
- a CDS encoding MBL fold metallo-hydrolase, whose amino-acid sequence is MADGIPFDRDLDFEYGRIEGVSPLIRRVIARNGGPFTFHGTGTYVIGRGKVAVVDPGPLLSSHIEALKNVLRGETVSHILITHTHRDHSPAAAPLKGEWAAPTYGYGPHGGGRIEAGAVVEAGGDESFVPDIVTRDGDVIEGDGWTVEAVHTPGHTSNHLCFHLREENALFSGDHVMGWSTTIVSPPDGDMAQYVASLDRLIGRNGAGNDAVYWPTHGAPIRDPGAFVPALRTHRMGREEQVLACLKDGLTSITDMVPRMYVGDVPPAMYPAAARSVLSHLVWLIEKERVHAEGELGTGASFRLA
- a CDS encoding DUF86 domain-containing protein; protein product: MLLLDHISECIRRIREYTGGQRNIFYDSQLVQDAVVRNLQTLAESTQRLSASLKTTEPGVPWSAISGFRNVLAHNYLGIDLDAVWSVVERDLPELKAAIERMSKAVARSADRP
- a CDS encoding NUDIX domain-containing protein; this translates as MPPRTRNFTLSHRLGHPRKRHESKPVTPRDAATLILVRRGAGGPEILMGQRSNRAKFVPGSFVFPGGRLDSHDWEAVPATPLSAPVAKMGLRGSAAKARALAMAAVRETFEETGLLLAADGDVGAADDETWREMRARGKAPDLARLTYLARAITSPYSPIRFHARFFMAAWRPEDGAIGGSGELSDLQWIPIDRAADYGLLDVTHFMLGEIERRLAETDSDTVPLFAYRLDKPFVRYD
- a CDS encoding MarR family transcriptional regulator, encoding MELSPVMEAFVLHWGEMGSRWGLNRTVAQIYALLYVAGKPLPADEIADTLKVARSNVSTSIRELQSWGLIGRTQAIGDRRDHFMAETDLWTAAGRVADARKKREIDPTLTALAKCLSDARADDAIGKDAVARIQAMHDFLEAASGWYEQVRDLPQSKLETLMRMGARVARLEAPAKKPKKKKGKGRK
- a CDS encoding nuclear transport factor 2 family protein translates to MRDIIRAVLTANSEFYRAFRERDIGALEDLLAVRSPVACIHPGWDILTDREEVLNSWRQILSHQQDVAIECRNATPYVFDEVAIVLCHERLGGHTLAATNMFRHEEGEWRMIHHQASPMAVSMDEPEDPDIPEPTRRLH
- a CDS encoding crotonase/enoyl-CoA hydratase family protein translates to MAETRNVLVETRDRVRIVTINRPKVRNAVDPQTAGALRDAFLAFADDEAVDVAVFTGTDGAFCAGYDLKALSASQGDIPYEPEGVGPMGPSRLLLDKPVIAAVEGPAVAGGLELALWCDLRVAAEDAVFGVYCRRWGVPLIDGGTVRLPRLIGHSRAMDMILTGRPVRGPEALEFGLANRLVPKGAALEAAVALADELARFPQLCMQTDRMSAIRQWGMLLEEALRYEGREGVAPLKREAVGGATRFAGGKGRSGAFDDI
- a CDS encoding RidA family protein translates to MQILQPPGWPRAKGYSNGVAAKGTLVFVAGEIGWDPVTERVVSDDFTAQFQQALENTVAILKEANARPDHIVRMTWFITDKKAYLDDARAVGQAWRDVIGRHYPAMAVIEVKGLMEPGAMVEIETTAVIPD